From Vibrio crassostreae, one genomic window encodes:
- the dapA gene encoding 4-hydroxy-tetrahydrodipicolinate synthase, with translation MFSGSIVALVTPFNADGEVDFDSLKKLVDHHVAAGSDGLVAVGTTGESSTLTIEEHVKVVNKIVEFADGRIPVIAGTGANATHESVLFSRLLNGSGIAGCLSVTPYYNKPTQEGLYQHYKAIAEVSDVPQILYNVPGRTAVDLLPETVARLAEIENIVALKDATGDLDRIAIHRELCGEDFILLSGDDLTGLEFVKRGGDGVISVTNNVAAADMATMFKLAKEGKFEEAEAINERLMPLHKNLFVESNPIPVKWAVHKMGLIAEGGLRLPLTELSEPAQPVVAQAMTEACIY, from the coding sequence ATGTTTTCAGGAAGTATCGTTGCGCTAGTTACGCCATTTAACGCAGATGGCGAAGTGGATTTCGACAGCCTTAAAAAGTTGGTTGATCACCATGTTGCAGCAGGTAGTGATGGTCTGGTTGCGGTTGGCACAACAGGTGAGTCTTCAACACTCACAATTGAAGAGCATGTCAAAGTCGTCAACAAGATCGTTGAATTTGCTGATGGTCGTATTCCCGTTATCGCTGGTACAGGTGCAAATGCAACTCACGAATCTGTTCTATTCAGCCGTTTGTTGAATGGTTCTGGTATTGCAGGCTGTCTGAGCGTAACGCCTTACTACAACAAACCGACTCAAGAGGGTTTGTACCAACACTACAAAGCGATTGCTGAAGTCAGTGACGTTCCACAAATCCTATACAATGTTCCTGGTCGTACTGCTGTAGACTTGTTGCCAGAAACGGTTGCTCGCCTTGCTGAGATCGAAAACATCGTTGCACTTAAAGATGCGACGGGTGATCTCGACAGAATTGCAATTCACCGTGAACTTTGTGGCGAAGACTTTATCTTACTAAGTGGTGATGACTTAACAGGTCTAGAATTTGTTAAGCGTGGTGGCGATGGCGTGATCTCTGTAACGAATAATGTTGCAGCCGCTGATATGGCAACCATGTTCAAGCTAGCAAAAGAAGGTAAGTTTGAAGAAGCAGAAGCGATCAATGAGCGTTTGATGCCTCTACATAAGAATTTGTTCGTTGAATCTAACCCTATTCCCGTAAAATGGGCGGTTCATAAAATGGGTCTGATCGCTGAAGGTGGCTTACGTCTACCGCTGACTGAACTGTCAGAACCAGCTCAACCTGTTGTTGCTCAAGCAATGACTGAAGCGTGCATTTACTAA
- the arsC gene encoding arsenate reductase (glutaredoxin) (This arsenate reductase requires both glutathione and glutaredoxin to convert arsenate to arsenite, after which the efflux transporter formed by ArsA and ArsB can extrude the arsenite from the cell, providing resistance.), whose amino-acid sequence MSVVIYHNPRCSKSRQTLELLETNGVQPEVIKYLDTPLTVEQLKVLFTQLGFDSVRDMMRTKEADYKEANLDDASVTDEDLFSAMATNPKLFERPVVVANNKAKIGRPPEQVLEIL is encoded by the coding sequence ATGTCTGTCGTGATTTATCATAATCCACGTTGCTCAAAGAGCCGTCAAACTCTCGAATTGCTTGAAACAAACGGTGTACAACCTGAAGTTATCAAGTACCTAGACACGCCTTTAACTGTCGAGCAGCTAAAAGTGCTTTTCACTCAACTGGGTTTTGACAGTGTTCGCGACATGATGCGTACCAAAGAAGCGGACTACAAAGAAGCAAACTTGGATGATGCATCAGTAACTGATGAAGATCTTTTCTCAGCAATGGCAACAAATCCAAAACTGTTCGAGCGCCCAGTGGTTGTTGCGAACAACAAAGCAAAGATTGGTCGTCCACCAGAGCAAGTATTAGAGATTCTGTAA
- a CDS encoding AI-2E family transporter, whose translation MLEMVNRWYKRRFSDPHAVSLVAIILFGFITIYFFGHLIAPLLVAIVLAYLLEWPVTQLQRLGVPRTPSVMLVIMMFFSVMLLAIFGLVPTIWEQVGNLINDIPSMYGSLQNFIATIPERYPELANLQIVESIMSNAKNKALGFGESVVKGSLASLVSLATLAVYLILVPLLIFFLLKDKEEMIRMASGVLPRNRRLATKVWEEMNQQISNYIRGKVLEILIVGGVSYVTFAILDLRYSVLLAVAVGFSVLIPYIGAAAVTVPVAIVGLFQWGLEPQFYWLLLAYGIIQALDGNVLVPVLFSEAVNLHPVAIIVAVLVFGGLWGFWGVFFAIPLATLVKAVWNALPSHALDDDPEHQQ comes from the coding sequence ATGCTTGAAATGGTCAATCGTTGGTATAAACGACGTTTCTCTGATCCCCATGCTGTCAGTTTGGTTGCCATCATTCTATTCGGCTTTATTACCATCTACTTTTTTGGTCACCTCATTGCGCCATTATTAGTGGCCATTGTGTTGGCTTACTTGCTTGAGTGGCCTGTTACCCAACTTCAAAGACTCGGTGTTCCAAGAACCCCTTCGGTGATGCTGGTTATCATGATGTTCTTTAGCGTGATGCTACTTGCGATCTTTGGCTTGGTACCAACCATTTGGGAACAAGTGGGTAACCTAATCAATGATATCCCAAGTATGTATGGCAGCTTACAAAACTTCATCGCGACTATTCCTGAACGCTACCCTGAACTTGCCAACTTGCAGATCGTTGAGTCCATTATGTCTAATGCCAAGAACAAAGCGTTAGGTTTTGGTGAAAGTGTTGTCAAAGGCTCACTTGCTTCTCTTGTGAGTTTAGCGACCTTGGCGGTTTACTTGATTCTCGTACCATTGCTTATCTTCTTCTTGTTAAAAGACAAAGAAGAAATGATCAGAATGGCCAGCGGTGTACTTCCTCGAAATCGTCGTTTAGCGACTAAAGTATGGGAAGAGATGAACCAGCAAATCTCTAACTACATCCGCGGTAAAGTGTTAGAAATTCTAATCGTAGGCGGCGTGAGTTACGTAACCTTCGCAATTCTGGATCTTCGTTATTCAGTATTATTGGCTGTAGCGGTTGGCTTCTCGGTACTTATTCCTTATATCGGTGCGGCAGCTGTGACAGTTCCTGTGGCGATTGTTGGTCTGTTCCAGTGGGGATTAGAGCCTCAGTTTTATTGGCTGCTTCTCGCTTACGGTATTATCCAAGCGTTAGATGGTAACGTACTGGTTCCGGTTCTTTTCTCTGAAGCGGTAAACCTGCACCCAGTCGCAATTATTGTTGCCGTGTTAGTGTTTGGTGGATTGTGGGGATTCTGGGGTGTGTTCTTTGCTATCCCGCTAGCAACGCTAGTTAAAGCGGTTTGGAATGCCTTACCGAGCCATGCTCTAGATGATGACCCTGAACATCAACAGTAA
- the bcp gene encoding thioredoxin-dependent thiol peroxidase — protein sequence MNTLTAGVPAPAFSLPDQDGNIVSLGDFKGKKVLFYFYPKAMTPGCIVQAEGLRDIKAQLDDLNVVVLGVSIDPVKRLPNFVEKKSLNFTLLSDEDHSVAEQFGVWGEKKFMGKIYDGLHRISFLIDEEGQIEHVFNKFKTKTHHEVVLDYFNQEA from the coding sequence ATGAATACGCTAACGGCTGGTGTTCCAGCACCTGCTTTTTCTCTTCCAGATCAAGATGGCAATATCGTATCTCTTGGTGACTTCAAGGGTAAAAAAGTACTTTTCTACTTTTACCCAAAAGCAATGACCCCAGGTTGTATCGTGCAAGCGGAAGGTCTGCGTGATATCAAAGCACAACTTGATGACCTCAATGTCGTGGTTTTGGGTGTGAGTATTGATCCAGTCAAACGCCTACCAAACTTCGTTGAGAAGAAATCTCTGAACTTCACTCTATTATCAGATGAAGACCACAGCGTTGCTGAACAGTTTGGCGTTTGGGGTGAGAAAAAATTCATGGGTAAAATATACGATGGTCTGCATCGTATTAGCTTCCTAATCGATGAAGAAGGTCAGATTGAACACGTCTTCAACAAGTTCAAAACCAAGACTCACCACGAAGTGGTTTTAGATTACTTCAACCAAGAAGCTTAA
- the bepA gene encoding beta-barrel assembly-enhancing protease, with translation MFKRARSIACLCIAATLSTPTLANTNSLELPDIGTAAGGTLSIDQELIYGDAYMRIIRSSQPIVNDPVLNLYIDTLGHRLVANANDVKTPFQFFMIRDRNINAFAFFGGYVALHSGLFLHAQSESELASVLAHEIAHVTQRHLARSMEDQARRSPATIAALAASVLLAIAAPEAGIAALTATTAGNMQSQINYTRSNEKEADRFGINTLAKAGFDVNAMPRFFGRLADEYRYASTPPPMLLTHPLPEDRITDSRARARSYPPLKLAPSLDYHLARARIVARYAGINNDAALDWFERQLKKAPKALVPSLEYGQALVYLDSKKLDKAEPILNKLINSDPTNLFYLDAISDLHIEKKQPKIAIKELKSALVRQPNNPVLTINYANALIENENLQEAVRVLQRYTHDNPNDTNGWHLLSKVNTSLGNSDEELAARAEILALQANWNKAIQYYTQASQIAELGSLKQARYDARIDQLMIQRERFLSLQ, from the coding sequence ATGTTTAAACGCGCTCGCTCAATTGCTTGCTTATGCATCGCAGCTACATTAAGCACCCCAACGTTGGCGAATACCAATAGTTTGGAGCTACCCGATATCGGTACCGCTGCTGGCGGCACGCTCTCTATCGACCAAGAGCTTATCTATGGTGATGCCTACATGCGTATCATCAGAAGCAGCCAGCCTATCGTAAACGACCCAGTTTTAAACTTATATATTGATACGCTTGGTCATCGTCTGGTCGCTAACGCAAATGATGTAAAGACGCCTTTCCAGTTCTTTATGATCCGTGACCGCAACATCAACGCCTTTGCTTTCTTTGGTGGCTATGTTGCTTTGCATTCAGGTCTATTCCTGCATGCACAATCTGAAAGTGAATTGGCTTCAGTATTAGCGCACGAAATCGCGCACGTTACCCAACGTCACTTAGCACGTAGCATGGAAGATCAAGCTCGCCGTTCTCCAGCAACCATTGCTGCTCTTGCGGCTTCTGTATTACTGGCGATTGCAGCTCCTGAAGCGGGCATTGCAGCCCTAACGGCAACGACAGCGGGTAATATGCAAAGCCAGATCAACTACACACGTAGTAATGAAAAAGAAGCTGACCGCTTTGGTATCAACACGCTTGCGAAAGCTGGCTTTGATGTGAATGCAATGCCACGCTTCTTTGGCCGCTTAGCCGATGAATACCGCTATGCGAGCACACCACCTCCAATGCTACTGACTCACCCATTACCAGAAGACCGAATTACAGATTCACGTGCTCGTGCTCGTAGTTACCCGCCACTGAAACTGGCTCCGTCTTTGGACTACCATCTTGCAAGAGCCCGCATTGTTGCGCGCTATGCTGGCATTAATAACGATGCTGCTCTTGATTGGTTTGAGCGTCAGCTGAAGAAAGCCCCTAAAGCCTTGGTTCCATCGTTAGAGTATGGGCAAGCGCTGGTTTACCTAGATTCTAAAAAATTAGACAAAGCAGAGCCAATTCTGAACAAACTGATTAACAGCGACCCGACCAACCTGTTTTATCTAGATGCTATTTCCGATCTGCACATCGAGAAGAAACAGCCTAAGATTGCGATTAAAGAACTTAAGTCGGCACTGGTTCGTCAGCCAAACAACCCAGTTCTGACCATCAACTACGCCAATGCACTAATTGAAAATGAAAATCTACAAGAAGCAGTTCGCGTATTGCAGCGTTACACGCACGATAACCCGAATGACACCAATGGCTGGCACCTACTTTCAAAAGTAAATACGAGCCTTGGTAATAGCGACGAAGAACTGGCTGCTCGTGCAGAAATTTTGGCACTACAAGCCAACTGGAACAAAGCGATTCAGTACTACACGCAGGCGAGCCAAATCGCAGAACTAGGCAGCCTAAAACAAGCACGCTACGACGCTCGAATTGATCAACTAATGATTCAACGAGAGCGCTTCTTGTCGCTACAATAA
- a CDS encoding sulfurtransferase TusA family protein, whose translation MTPNILDLRQERCPMALLLAKRHSVKLEVGQSLSIYVSDNSSMKDIVTFLSKQAYDVITEVCSNYYHLLVTKKELQSDA comes from the coding sequence ATGACACCTAATATTCTAGATTTACGCCAAGAGCGCTGTCCAATGGCACTATTATTAGCCAAGCGTCACAGTGTAAAGTTAGAAGTCGGGCAATCATTGTCAATTTATGTCTCTGATAACAGCTCGATGAAAGATATTGTTACTTTTTTGTCTAAGCAAGCCTATGACGTCATCACTGAGGTTTGCTCTAACTATTATCATCTCCTCGTCACTAAAAAGGAATTGCAGTCAGATGCTTGA
- a CDS encoding DUF2069 domain-containing protein, whose translation MMYMSEKAMSPKTKLFRYLALAGNLLLLGWVVAWQMTLSPHPHLSNVTLAIAWAIPLLLPLPGILAGKPYTHAWANFVLMLYFLHALTILYVDDGERLLAAVELLLTTLGFAGNILFTRFRAKELGIKLKRLSEVEKKEKAKFEQ comes from the coding sequence ATGATGTACATGTCAGAGAAGGCGATGTCTCCTAAGACTAAGCTATTCCGCTATCTCGCATTAGCAGGCAACCTATTGCTGTTAGGTTGGGTTGTGGCGTGGCAGATGACGCTTTCGCCGCATCCTCATCTCAGTAATGTAACACTGGCAATTGCTTGGGCAATACCGCTATTACTGCCATTACCAGGCATTTTAGCCGGTAAGCCTTATACGCACGCTTGGGCGAATTTCGTCCTGATGCTCTATTTCCTACACGCATTAACTATTTTGTATGTAGATGATGGTGAACGCTTGTTAGCGGCTGTAGAACTGCTTCTGACGACTCTTGGTTTCGCGGGCAATATCTTATTTACTCGCTTTAGGGCTAAAGAGTTAGGCATCAAGTTGAAGCGCCTTTCGGAAGTAGAAAAGAAAGAAAAAGCGAAATTCGAGCAATAA
- a CDS encoding glycine cleavage system protein R codes for MTQHLVITAVGTDRPGVCNQVVHLVTQSGCNIIDSRIALFGEEFTLIMLLSGKANNITRVETTLPLLGQEHDLITIMKRTSPHDVIENSYTLEVFVESDDKLGLTEQFTQFFADRNIGLDSLSAQTINKSKVQLDNDQFHISITASVQSECNLMQLQEEFDALCQSLSVQGSLNFIKNSL; via the coding sequence ATGACTCAACATCTAGTAATCACAGCTGTGGGCACTGATCGCCCAGGTGTATGCAACCAAGTGGTTCATTTAGTCACCCAATCAGGCTGTAACATTATTGATAGCCGTATCGCTCTGTTTGGCGAAGAATTTACGCTTATCATGCTACTGTCTGGAAAGGCAAATAACATTACCCGCGTTGAAACCACCCTGCCCTTGCTTGGCCAAGAGCACGACTTGATTACGATTATGAAGCGAACCTCGCCTCATGATGTTATTGAGAACTCCTACACGCTGGAAGTTTTCGTTGAGTCAGACGACAAACTCGGCCTGACCGAGCAATTCACTCAGTTCTTCGCAGACCGCAATATCGGCCTCGACTCGCTTAGCGCGCAGACCATCAATAAGTCCAAGGTTCAGCTCGATAACGACCAATTCCATATCTCTATTACCGCTTCTGTGCAATCAGAATGTAATTTGATGCAGCTACAAGAAGAATTCGACGCGCTGTGTCAGAGCCTATCCGTACAAGGCTCGCTCAACTTTATTAAAAACAGTCTCTAA
- the wrbA gene encoding NAD(P)H:quinone oxidoreductase encodes MSINILVLYYSRHGNTQALARQIARGVESIPECEAMLRTVNDVYTVEEQPDSRHQPTDPIATLQELRSCDGLALGSPVWFGNMAGPMKHFWDSTTSLWINGDLIDKPACVFTSSSSLHGGQETTQQSMMLPLLHHGMLVVGIPYSEPALHTTQTGGTPYGASSTGESASLSKEEIELAQNLGKRLARIAMNQKGISQ; translated from the coding sequence ATGAGCATTAACATTCTTGTTCTTTATTATAGTCGCCACGGCAACACACAAGCTTTAGCAAGACAGATTGCACGAGGGGTGGAGTCCATCCCTGAGTGTGAAGCTATGCTGAGAACAGTGAACGACGTGTATACCGTAGAAGAGCAGCCTGATTCGCGTCATCAACCAACCGACCCTATTGCAACATTACAAGAGTTACGCTCTTGTGATGGTTTAGCGCTAGGCAGTCCGGTTTGGTTTGGTAACATGGCCGGGCCGATGAAGCACTTTTGGGATAGCACGACGTCACTGTGGATCAATGGCGATCTCATCGATAAGCCAGCTTGCGTATTCACTTCTTCTTCATCACTGCATGGTGGTCAAGAGACGACACAACAAAGCATGATGTTGCCCCTGCTGCATCATGGCATGTTAGTCGTGGGCATCCCCTACTCAGAACCTGCGCTGCACACCACTCAAACCGGTGGTACGCCTTATGGTGCAAGCAGCACAGGCGAAAGTGCTTCATTAAGCAAAGAAGAAATTGAGTTGGCGCAGAACCTAGGTAAACGCCTCGCGCGCATTGCTATGAATCAGAAAGGAATCTCTCAATGA